The Venturia canescens isolate UGA chromosome 4, ASM1945775v1, whole genome shotgun sequence genomic interval CCTCCCACTTGtagaacacacacacacacacacacacacccacacatACACAgatacacacgcacacgcgagCAAATACAAAAAGAATGACAGTCGACGGATGGGGCAATCGGAGCGCTCTGTTCGGATTAACACACCCacaaaatcacaatttcacAAGTGAATTCACGAAACGCCCACACTTTTCCTCCCATACCTAATTGTACCGAAATCAACTGCCATAGCGCTGATGTAATTACTTGATGGTTGATTAGCAAGGGTTGTACACGCTCTggcttgtttttgtttttgtttattttttttttttttttttttcgtcaccgAATATATCTGAaatatttgaaggaaaaaaaggaaggaaaagggaaagagaaaaagagttgaCAGAAAACAAGTGAACATCAGTGGGAATGGTGCGCCCTGATATTAAGACTGATGTACAGTAGCGCGCTATTCTCTTAAGTCATGTATCTCCAATTCATCCCATCACCCGTCAAAAAGTACACGTCATAATTCATAGACTGTTCAAACGGAACACCTACATTTGCTTCAACACTTACACAAAACACGTGCGTGCAACAGCGAAATTTTCACATGTGTCCCCATGCGGTAAATATGTCGTGGATTCGTTTCATAAATCGTCGTACATTTACCctcaaaaaatgacgaatcCGCTGGCTCGTAACGACGTCTCGACGTCCCAGGTTGTAGTTCAAAATGATTTCTAAACACCCTCTGAGCGTTCCGAGCAAAACGGATCCGTAAGGCTGTTTAGTCTCGTTTCGAGCGTATATTTGTACAGTCTCAATTCGTACGAACGATCAACAGAGAAATATGTGACGCAAATTGTCGAACAATAAAATGTGCGTTCGAGAAAACTAAAAACAATGGATTTTCGTAATTTCTCATTGTCATCCGTATGTTATTGTTCAAATGATCTCTTCGATGTACTCCGTaatgatgaaatatacgaGCCAGCGGGACTCGGGACATCGAACTTTATGTTGGTATAAGATCGAACGAGAAGAACGCatgaaaaacaatgagaaacaaaaataattaaaaaaacaaacaaacaaacaaacaaacaaataaacatgaaagcgaaaataaaatttttaaaaataacaattgtATTTGAAATAGCAGGTAATTAGATAAGTGGGAAGGACAGGCATACAAAAgaagcaacaacaacaacaaaaattacATAACTTGTATATTAGTGTATAGAATGTAGAAACGATGAAATAGCCACAAAAGAGGATCATTTTCGACAATGTTTTTTACAACAGGCAGAGCAGTGCGAATAGATATGTCATTGtaacatttaaaaagaaagaaaaaaaaacaacaaaaaaaagcatttgagAGCAGTTTCGTAAATGATGCATGATTATAAACCACTAATCCCATTACTCTAACAACTTAATTACACGAAGCATTAAAACATGGTCAACCCACCTACATGTAATTGTGAAATTCGTCCAAACAtgatgtagaaaaaaaaggcaaagaaaaacaacggaacaacaataaaattgattgGAAACCGGTTCGACGTACACTCACAAATAATACACGATGGACAACAAAGCTGGACACACACGAAACCCTTTCACAGAAACTTAGTATTTTGAATAGCTGATGAATGAGTAGCCGGATTATAAttgcaaaatgaaaatgcaAAGCCAATTGAACTAGGACATTTCATCAACGAGCGTCAATTTGTACGAATCTTCGTTCGAAACACGAggaatcattcatttttcaagctcTTAGATTCCGCTActattttttaatagttttctttttaataccTCATTCTAATATCCGCAGGATCCTCGACAAGCGTATTTTAGTCGCAGTGGAAAAGAAAAGCATTTCAATATTGATGCAAAAACTTGTATTTACGGATGCAATATTCTGAAACTAACAATGCACATTGACCCGCAACGTTCGAAAAGAAAAGCTCTCTCGTAccccaaaatttttctttttcggacCGTCTTATTCAATTCCACCAATCCtgcactttttgtttttttttgtctttttagtTTCTCGTTGCATTCATTCacatcgttctttttttttatagtctcATTATCGTTCCGATTGAAGTTTTAGCTCCGAGACTTTCGCATTTTCAGCGCAATCGACGATAAAGCCTTAAATAACTCACCAACGTATGAAAgtaattaaaaagaaataaaaacaaatgaaaaacaggaaaaaacaaacgtaGCTGCATTTTACAGAGAAAGAGGACTAGGAGTTGCAGTCGATTGTCGCATTTTATGCTTACAGTTGTTTGGTAGGGGCTCACTTACTCGAGCTGTCTGAAAGCCACTTGGATAATTAAATAAACGGTATAAATAATCAATTAATCACTTTATTATACATACTTCAGTATAGTTATACTCGATATTTGTTCATTCTGCAAAGAGCATATTAACGGCGTAGCTGCAATTATTGATTAAATTGTTGCAATAATAACACAATATTGCTTTTGTCGCTTGAGTTCTCATGTCTGGTTTCTTCTGTCGgtttatttcgtttattttgtatttttccctgattttgttgttttttttttctcaacacgTTTAGTATTTTCCATCCTAGAATCTTATTTATTGTCATATTCATAACGTCGAATTCAATATTAATTGCTTTCATGGCAGTCTACGTTGAGCTACTTGGAGGCCAGAATAAGTTATCGAATGAAGCTGTAAAATCGTGAAGCCCACGCTGAgggaaaatcattcaaaagatATTAGATCGAGAAAGGACAAATTTTTGTGAGCTACGTAGCTTTGTTCTCTACAACTTGTGATAAAACTAAACGATAAAACGAGAAACGCAGCTCGTTCTGTGAAAAAAAGTCTtgggaacaaaaaatattcatgtttttgggtttttttttctttttcaattattctccaatagaaaaaaattaaacgcaGAAGGCCGTGCTAGTAGTTTGTCATGATTATAGCAACATTGTCACTCTCATAATATAGGCATATACACGAGACACGCCAGATACACAAAATACACAAACACATacatataaaacaaaaaaaaacaatggtaATAAATTAACGGTAATCTAAATGTAACATGTATATGATGGCTGTACaaatgtaacatttttttccattatgtatgaaaaaagggaagattcgacgatgaaaaaaaaaaaaagaaacgctgaaaataatcgaacaaaacaaaaaatccgCATGTGTGTTGAAAATAACGGTCGATTCCGGGTTGACCGTGAAGCGTCGATGCGATCAATTGATCCACCCGCGAGTGATTTACCAATAAAACTactattaattataattataaaaataccATTTCTGTAATAACATTATGATATAAAACCATACATTGAATGGCAATAACTTGTAGTTTTTGCTCCTCGTGTATTTCCCAATGTCATATAAACACAATTCGTCACGCTTACTCAGCTTCCCACGTTGTTTATTTACGCATTTGTAAATTTGTCCATAGAGATGCTAAATTATTTTGCGGGGTTGAGCGAATATGCTTTAGTGAATGGTGTCTGATGCATGCTACAGATGGCCGAGGTGCTTGAAAAAGGGGAGGaaagaaaatacattttgCGAAGGTTAAATTTTTTGGACACGTgtattttctaaaaattttttaattgttttttttcgtagcatTAAACGCAAATATTGCGATTTCGGATAAAAACAATGATGAGCCATTTCTATACAGAAAAAGACGGTATTACGCTGGAAATATACGTAAAACCCAACTGTCGCATTGTTCATCGACACTGTACATTTTTCGATGTGGAATAAGGAATTCAATGAAACTTGTCCACTCTTTTGTACCTACTCGGATTGAAAATCTTGCCTGACATTGAGTGTTATCTTTGTTTGATCGAGTCTTTAGCATCTTGACGCAATTAACAAATTCCATCAAATCACACTCACAGCGATCACACACAAATGGAATATTCACGAGGCCGAGATTTTATTCGCTCTCTTCTTTGGAACGCTCTCTGTCGGATCTTCGAGACTTCTTCTTTCGACGACTTGGACTACGCGATCTTGATTTGTGACGGCGAGAACGCGATCGCGATCGATGCCTgtgcctgaaaaaaaaaaaaaaaaaaacatgaaatatgTGCACGTGACAGATAAAGTAATAAGAAAGTAGAAGACAAAGTGCCCACATTCGTTTCAGTTACATGAATAAAATACTCGTATTGTTGCCAAATAACTGACActcgagaatatttttgatacagttgaaaataaataaaatgcaaggagaaaaattgtatttttggaTTACCTCTCTTTATGCCGATACTGCGATCTTGATCGATCGCGTTCCCTATCCTCATCCCTAGCGACCGATTCTTTTTCACGTTCACGATCTCTCGCAACCGATTCTTTGTCACGCTCGCCTCGTTCACGTTCACGTTCTCTTTCACGACCCATTGATTCGAGATCTCGTTCCCCTCGCTCGGGTCTCTCCCGCTCTCGTTCTCTGTCCCGTTCTCTCTCACGGTCTCTCGATTCTTTCTGGTCTCTTGGTGGCATCAGTGGAGGTATAGAGATCGGTGGTACCATTGTTGGAATGGTTTTTGGACCACAGTCTTTTTCCTCCTCTGTGTCAGTTATTGGTATGGCCAAATTGGTTGGTTGCCATGTCTGTAAATGGAACTCaatattgaattatttcaatctAATGCATCAGTGACTTGTTTTCTAATAAAATCGATCTGTGTATGATGACCAAAAAGTAGGcaaaaacaattcgaaaagtGTAAGTTTGTcacttgaataaaaaattcaaacaataGAAGCCTACCGGATCGTTTCCCCATTGACTGTCCTGAGTAGGCTCATAGCTCTGATAATAAGGATCTGCTTCAGGAATGTAGAAAGGCGGTGGTTCACCAGGATATCCGGGAGGAGGCATATCAAACGCCGGTGGAATTCCAGCACCGGGTGGAGGTACACTCATGTCCGGAAAGCCAGGTTTCCTTGAATATTCTCTTCTGTCAGCAGTCATAACTTGTATCACATTTTCTTTTGGTGGAGATTTGTCGAGATTTCTTCTGGACGCAAGACCCGAACTGCCAATCACATCTATAGTTCCTGCCATTTTTCTGCCAGGTGGTGGTCCTGCCCTTTTTGGACCCATGATACCTGAATATTTACTATTGTCATTGGTAATTGCGACCTGCGGAACCCTGGAACCACTGCTTGGATTTCCGCCTCCACCGCCAGCATTCAATATCAATCCGACACCAGATTCACTGCGCATTCTTTTCTGACGTTCGCAATAGGCTCTCCAAGTTTCTTCGTTGAATCCATAATTAAAATAATCAGTTATATCCGCTCCAGGTTGACGCCAGGGCTTATCTTCCAGTTGATCCAAATTGTATTCGTGCGCGGCGATACCATTTATTACACCGATGGTCTCGAATTCATCAATACTAAATTTTCCAGGCTGCTTGTTCAATTTGTCAGGTCCTCCGGACGTGTTTGTGAGAAGTCCACCACGCTTGATATTTAAACTCCCATACGCCGGTGTGGACTTTATATCACCTATGACAACGTGTACATCGTCGTCCGAGTCCGAATCACTTTGAGCTTCCTCATCTTCTTGACTTTGAGCCTCTTTTCCGTTACTTCCATTGGTTTCCGGAGCATCTTCTTCGTTACCGTTGGTTGTTGGTTCTGGTGCCTCCCCATCAGGTGCTGCCGAATCTCCTGTCACCTAAACGTTGATTGTATACGAATTATTGAACTGTAAATGCTTCGTAATTACCCAGTCTAAACCATTTTCAATGAATGTTACCGTTATTACAACTGTGTATTCATTCATTATTGATGCAATCATTGTTATAAAAGCAAGTATCTCATAATTTTGGTTTGtttatgaaattatttataacGACTATTTCTAGTATACGATCATAAAACAAGGTTATGTTTAACACTTACCCCCGGTGACTCCTCAGGCTTGTTCTCGGAATTTTCTTCTCCAATCGTTCCAGATTCTTTATCCATAGGTAATGagctttcttcatttttattttccccttGACCCTCAGCCACAGAATCATCCTTAGTGTCAACAGAATCACCGTATAACCACTGATCTTCGTTTTCATCCGCCATCTTTTCACAACTTTGTCCGCACAGTCCGCAGTCCGCAGTTTTGTACGTTCACGTTGTCGGCGATGAACGAAAACGTAACACAGCCGTAGTGTTGTGTTCCAGGAGTGCCAGAATTACCAATCTATGGGGTCCTCTACC includes:
- the LOC122409303 gene encoding pre-mRNA 3'-end-processing factor FIP1; translation: MADENEDQWLYGDSVDTKDDSVAEGQGENKNEESSLPMDKESGTIGEENSENKPEESPGVTGDSAAPDGEAPEPTTNGNEEDAPETNGSNGKEAQSQEDEEAQSDSDSDDDVHVVIGDIKSTPAYGSLNIKRGGLLTNTSGGPDKLNKQPGKFSIDEFETIGVINGIAAHEYNLDQLEDKPWRQPGADITDYFNYGFNEETWRAYCERQKRMRSESGVGLILNAGGGGGNPSSGSRVPQVAITNDNSKYSGIMGPKRAGPPPGRKMAGTIDVIGSSGLASRRNLDKSPPKENVIQVMTADRREYSRKPGFPDMSVPPPGAGIPPAFDMPPPGYPGEPPPFYIPEADPYYQSYEPTQDSQWGNDPTWQPTNLAIPITDTEEEKDCGPKTIPTMVPPISIPPLMPPRDQKESRDRERERDRERERERPERGERDLESMGRERERERERGERDKESVARDREREKESVARDEDRERDRSRSQYRHKERHRHRSRSRSRRHKSRSRSPSRRKKKSRRSDRERSKEESE